GGCAACGCTGCGGTGCCTTCCTCCTGTACAGCCTATTCCGATTACAAGAGAGGTTTTTCCCTCTTCAATAAAAAGAGGTAGCAAAAAGCTTAACATATTACAAATCTGATGCACGTATTCACGGGTTTGCTCAAAGCTGAAAACATATTCATAAATGGGCGCATCCAGACCGCTTAAATGCTTTATCTCCTCAATATAAAAGGGATTTGGCAGACAGCGCACGTCAAAGACCATATCGGAATCTATTGAAGCTCCGTACTTAAAGCCAAAGGACTGAACTGTTATATTTAGAGATTTCTTACCCTCTCTGAAAAGCTTTCCAATCTGCTCTTTAAGCTGAGCGGCGGTAATATACGATGTATCTATAACATAATCAGCCTTTTCAAAAAGAGGCTTTAATATTGTGCGCTCGTATTCAATGAGCTGCTTTACAGGCTCTTTTTTCTTGTCTGCAAGAGGATGCTTTCTTCTTGTTTCTTTAAAACGGCGTACTATCGTATCAGTCTGGCTGTTGAGAAAAAGAATTTTAAGGTTAACTACCTCTTTCTCCAGCTGCTCAAGC
The Oscillospiraceae bacterium genome window above contains:
- the rapZ gene encoding RNase adapter RapZ — protein: MDFVIVTGLSGAGKSTTIAAFEDMDFYCVDNMPIEFIPKFAEFCCQSGSKIQKVALVIDIRSGANFESLILQLEQLEKEVVNLKILFLNSQTDTIVRRFKETRRKHPLADKKKEPVKQLIEYERTILKPLFEKADYVIDTSYITAAQLKEQIGKLFREGKKSLNITVQSFGFKYGASIDSDMVFDVRCLPNPFYIEEIKHLSGLDAPIYEYVFSFEQTREYVHQICNMLSFLLPLFIEEGKTSLVIGIGCTGGRHRSVAIAQRVAQHFKEIGFDATAYHRDMEKNYK